AATCATATCCATATTCTCTACAAGATTATTTCTATGAAATTCGTCAAAAAGCTTTAGAGTTGGGGGATCTAGGAAACATACAGTACAACAAAGAATTAGAAGAGGTTTTTAACCATGTCATACTAGAACAAAAAATTCAGGACCAACGTTATTTTATTATCTTAGAAACTGATTATCGTTATCTTGGAGACACAGGAATTACCAATAGTCCTTTGTTTCATGACGTTATGAATAAGATTAAAAAACATAAGCAAGTGGATAACTACGATGTAGCTAAACAAGAGTTGTTTAACAGTGTACGCTTAACACAAGAAGTTTTGTTTAATATCAAAATTAATGTCAGCCAGATGTATAAAAAGGATGTATTGGAATATCTCTACGGTGCTATAAATCGTGAAATGTCTGCACTCATGTCATTAGAAGAATTTGAACAAAAAGTAGCAGATGATGTGAGGTCTGTAACATCGCTAAGTAATATTTAAGGGGGATTATCTTGTTTTGGTTTAAAAAGAATAAAACTATGAAGCCAAATGATGAGTCAAATGCTTTTACATCAACTGAGGCAGGTATTATGTCTCCGACTGTTTTAATAGAAAAGGAACGGGATAATCTTGGTGACTACCGAATAGAGCTTGGTAATAATATTACTGGTTGTAAACATATTCGAACATGGTATGCAAAACTAACTGGTAGAACAACTTGGATTGGAATGTTCGATAGATTATTACTTGCTCATGGTGATGCAGAAATTGATTTTACTATATCTGTTGAACCTATTGATGTATCGATCGAGCAAGAAAGAATTGGTAATAGAGTAAGCGAATTGGAAGTCGAGATACAAGATACCACTAATAAAGCACTAAGAGGCAAACTAGCTCAAGAAAAGGTTGATTTAGAAGAACAATTATCAAGATTGAGAACTAACGAGGAAAGACTCTATGACACATCTTTCTTTCTGAGTATTGGAACCGATAGATATGATGCATTACAAAAAATAAGCCGCCTAATCATAAAATCAATGCAGAGTATAGGTATGATTTTTCGGGCGACAGATCTTAGGCAGCTAAATGCATTTTGTCATGCTATAGGGATAGGACCACGATCGGAATTCAATGATACTTATAAACCCCTGGAGTCCAGTAATGTGAGTGACACCTTTCTTTTTGGATATGGAGGTCTATCACATAGAAAGGGCATTTTGCTTGGTTTGGACCATTATAATCGTCCTGTCTTCTATGATAACTGGCACCCACCATTAGAAAATTCAAATGGTCTAATATTTGGAAGATCGGGGTCAGGTAAGTCATTTGCTTTTAAAATAATCACTAAAAGGACATGGTCTTTAGGTGTTCCTACAGCAATCATAGACTTACATAGAGAATACTGGGGACTCATAGACTCTATGGATGGAATTTACGTCGAACTGAACCCAGAAGTAGAGAATCATCACCGTATTAATTTATACGAGGTGCGTGAAGAAACAAACAGAAATGGAAAGAGAGTTGTAAAATTGGAGGATTCATACAAATCAATTTTACCCTTCCTTTACAAAATTGTTACCTTACTAGATTCTAATGAACTAACTGGACAGGTAAAAGTCTCATTTTATGAAACCCTTCAAAAATTATATAAAATGTTCGAGATCAATTCTGATCCGGATAGTTTATATGAATATGATAACAATCAGAATAAGAAATACAAAAGAATGCCAACTTTATACGATCACTATCTACTAATGAAAAAGGAACCTAAGTTAGAAGGTGTAATTGATTTCATTAAAATGTTTACCAGAGAAAGTGAAGATCGAGCGCGTTCAATATTTGATGGGGAGAGTACATTTGATTTAGCAGAATTTCGACCAATGGCAATTTGCTTAGAGGGATTAGATAAAGAAGTGATGCAGCCGTTAGGAATGTTTGTAAGTATGAAGTGGTTGACTGAAAACTTTGTAAAACGCAATCGCTTACCAAAGAGATTATTTGTTGAAGAAGCTCAGAAGATGTTGGAAAGAGAAGAAGATGCCATTGGACTAGAAAACCTTTACCGTGAAATCAGGAAGCTAAATGGAGGCATTTGGATTGCAACACAAGGATTTGAAGTATTACTACGAGTACCACAGGGAATGGGTATTTTAAAGAATAGTCCTACAAAGTTATTATTACGACAAGAGAGTATTGACATTGATGCAGTAATAGGAAAATTTAATTTATCAGAAGGTGAGGCCATGCGATTATTAAATGCTCCAAAAGGGGTCGGTATTTTAAAAGTAGATGAGGAATCTACTATAGTACGATTGCAAGCAACTACAAATGAGTTTTTTAGATATAGAACAGATGGAGAAAACTGGGAGAATATTTCATGAGAAGCATAAGGTGCTTAATAATCTTGGTTGTTTTAGTTTTCCTTGTAACAGGATGCTCTACTAATAATTCAGCACTTACTAACCTACCTTCTTCACCGGTTACTGAAAATGCGGAACAGACTGAAATGGAAAAACCAGGTGTTTTTGAAAAACTTATTGCAGATGCGATTGTTGCAATACCCAATTGGATTATAAATTTTATTGGACTTCAGGATATTAACGATCTAGTGTTTGGACTTAAGGTTGATAACTCAATGGCGTATGGTCTTTTTCCAATGCAAGTATGGAAATCAATTGTAAATATTTTTGGCATACAAACTTCAATTATCGGCTATTTACTTGTCCTAGCATTACTAACATGGATGTTAATCATAGCTTTTCGTGCAGGTACATCAGAAGGACAGACGAGTATCCGCGATATGGTTAATGGTTTTTTAGTTTACCTTTGCGCAATGTATTTTGGTAGTTACCTGTTTCAAATGGTATTTGGTATTAATACTTTTTTGATAAAGATAGGTTATTTGGCGTTTACATCCAGCTTGGAAAAAATAGGTATCAGTGCGGAAGGGTTAAATTTCTTTAATCTACTAGTTTATGCAATTGGCGGTGGGGAAACAGCTGGAGGAATTGGAGCTATCTCAGTAGTTGAGGGAGGGCTAGCTGGAGCATATTCAGCACTCATCACGGGAGGTTCCGCCATTCCGTTTATCGGGGCAGGTATTGGAATTGCAGCTGCGTCTCTTTTATTTGCGTCAGTATGTTTCGTAGCTCTTTTTAATTTCCAATATACAATGCGAATGATGATGATAGCAGCTCACTTTGTGTACTTTCCTATTGTAGCTTATTCTTCCATTTTTCCTGCTAGTCGAAGATCCTTTGATGTTTGGTTTCGTTCTCTATTATCTATAGTTCTAGTGCAGGGATTCCAAGCACTTTTTCTAGGCTTTTTTTACGTTATCCTGTTTGGAATTAGCTTTATGTCAAAACTAATAATATTGACATGTGGTTTAATTATATTGATGACCATTCCAATATTTGTAGGAATGGCGTTAGGTGGTCCAGGAGGCTTAATGGGAGCAGCTGTTTCCTTTATGGGATTGAATGGTATGCATGGATTAAACAAATCACACAAATACTCTGCGCTATCTAGAGGAAAACCGAGTCATGGAAGTGAACCGATAGTGGCAGGTTCTAATCCTACTACAAAGCCAAAGACAGTTGGGCAAGCAAGTGCTTTTATTTCTTCACCTAATATGTCTACTCTGATGCCTAAAATGACTTCCAGTATAAAACAAACTGGTCAAAGACTAGGAAAGGCTTCAGTCAAAAGTGCACCTTATGCTGCTGGAGCATTTGCACTAGGAACTGGAGCAGCAGTAGTAGGATCTGCGGTAACAGCAATTACTGGTAATATGGGCATGGGAGCACAAATAGGATCAACAATAATGAATAGTACTATGGGTATGAGTAATAGACAAAAAGCTGGATTTTCTTCAAGTCAATCTCTAAATCAGATTCAGCCAAAACCAGAAGCTACAGAATCCAAATCTTCTACTGAAGAATATTCTCGATTGTCTAATCAATATTTAGCTCAGTATCGATCAGGAATGAACTATATGAATAGACAGGTTGATGAAGATGGTAATGTAAGTTCGAAGTTTACACCACGGCCAACAGTAGAATCAACAAAGCCACAAATTAGTCCATACACCGGACAAACTATGAAAGCGTACATTCCTAAGAAACAAAAAGAGCAAATGCTGAAAAACTCAGTACAAAAAAACAATCCTTCTCTTTTTAATAATATTGCCCAGGTATCTCCTCAATTAAATAGTAGAGCAGGAGAATCGGTTAATATTAATTTGGAGCCTTCATCAATTAATAAACAAACTATGGGGAGTCCTATAAGGACTTCAATAGAATCAACTGAAAAAAAGAATAAAAATGATGAAATGGTGGGGAGTTCTCGAAAGGAGCTTCCTAAAAAAGTAGTAGATCATGTGAATATGAATAGGCCTCCTAATCCACAATAGGAGGCTTTTCTCTTTTATTAGGGGGAAAGGAATGAACTTTGTAAGTAACATAGTCAAATCATTGGTACGTATGATTTTCACTATATCAATCCCAATATTATTAGTAATAGTAGTAGGATTTCTAGGAATAGCTATGATATATATCCTACCAGTTACTTATTTGCAAACTGATGGAGTACTAGCCTTTTTTACAACAGGGGACGAAGATTGGGATTTAGAAAGAGATAAGAAGTTAGGGGAGACCTATAAAGAACTTGTTATTAAGGATTTGGGGTCCAAAGAACTGCAAGTGTACACTCCTAGTCAATATGAACAAGCAGAGTCTTTTGCATTAGATTGGACTGTTTTAGCAGCTGTTGATCGAATTCTTGGTGATCCTACAATGAATGACAAGATTAATAGAAACCCTCAACCTGAAAAACATTATAAAGCTATAAAGCCCAATTTTATTTGGAAACCTCATATTGTAATCGTTAAAGAAAAAAGAGAAACAGAAGATGGAAGTACATACTGGGTGACGTTTGAATATAAAGTACAACTACTTACCAAAGTAAAGTCTTATAATCAGCATCATGAATTAAATTATCGAAAAGAAATAGTGACCACTTCAACCAAGATAATTGAAAAATGGGTATTAGACGAAGTTGAAACGCAAACGTTGGACCAAAATGAAAATAGATTAATCAAGCTACTGAAATCGTATAAGCTTCCCCAAAAGGATATTGAGATGGTGGAAGAACTAGCTCTAGTTTATAGTGAATCACCAAATCATCAAGAGACTCAGGATATCTTCGATCAGATCAAAAATGGCAATGGTAATCAAGAGGAAGGTAAGGCACCTCAAGAGTGGACAGGGACACTACCGTTATTGGGAGTTATTGGGAAAGACTTCGTGCAAACCTCTTATTTTGGATACAGAACTGATCCTTTTACAGGCAAAACAGCTTATCACGATGGTGCTGATTTAGCTGCCCCAGCTGGGACTCCGGTATATGCTCCAATAAAAGGAATAGTTGTTTACGCTTCAACAATGAGAGGCTTTGGTAATACCATTATGATTGAACATGGTGGTTATTTAACTCTATATGGTCATTTATCAACGATACATGTAAGAAAGTCTCAGCAAGTAGCAGTAGGAGATTTAATAGGAAGAGTAGGCTCGACAGGTCAAAGTACGGGTCCACACTTGCACTGGTCTCTATATGAGAATAGTTTTGGAAAAAAGAATGCTAGAGATCCGATGACGTATAAACCTAGAAAGTAGGAGAATAGTGTATGTTTAGAAAAGTAATTACTTTTATGTTAGTTGGTTTTTTCTTAACTTTGACATTGGGATGTGCTCAAGCAAGTGCACAAGTAAAGGATGGAAGAGAGAGTCTGAAGATCGAGGCAATGAATAATAAAGAAATTACAAATGGACTTCAGAAAATGGAGGTAGACTTATCTGAGAAAGGAGAAAATTTGTCTATACCATTAACTGCCATTGGTATCTTCATTGGGGTTTTAATGTTTTTAGTGGGGGCCATTTTCAGTAAGAAGATGTTACTGAGTGGATTAATAGTAATTGCTGGGACATTTGCAAGCTTAGTCATTTTAGGTGATATACCAACATTTATAGATTTACTAAGTGATATGGCTAAAATGGTTCGTTCCTGGTTTAAATAAGTGTTCTCAAAAGAATACATTTTTGTTGTCTTTTAGAATACACTGTTGTAAAATATAATTAACTCAACATGTTCCTCTTTAAGACAGTTAAAGAAATATTTATTCCTCCCTTTTGTTCAAAGGGAGGTTTATTTGTGTTCACCTTAATGGAAGGAGTGATAAATTGATCAAAATAGCTATAGTATCCTCTCCGAGTATTTTTAAAAAAATCAAATCTTTTTTCCCTAATGAAGACAATATAAGTTTTTCTGAACCATTAGAGGATTTTGAGGAAATGATACTTTTTTTGAAGACGGGAGTAACTGGTATTGTTGCAGCTGAGGGTAGTAAACTAACTGAGATAGTCAAAACGATGAGTCTTCCCCTTCTACTTTATACTGGCCAGAAAGATTTTAACCTGCAAATCGATCGTTGGTTTTCTTCTTTACAAGTAGTGTTAAACCAGGAGTTACAAAGTAAGTCTGGATTAGAAAAAATAACTCCAGGTCAAGACAAGTTTGACTCTCTTCAATCAGAAAATGATTTGAATCAGACAGATTTATTTTTAAAAAGCATAGACAGTGATAAAGAAGATGCTATTGAAATTAGATTACCAAATGTGAAAGATACTCAGGAAGAAGAAGGGACTTTATCACAGAAACTGTTCATTGGAAAAAAACAAATTCTACATGGCATTACAAGTAATGTTTCCTCCTCTATAACAAATCAAATGGCCAAAGTAAGTAACTTAGTGAAAAGAGAAAGAGGGGATGCAGTAGATAAGAATAAAAATTCAGAGTCAGAAGAAGTCTGTGTTCAATCAATCAAACAGGAACCTATTGCTGAAATAAATGCGATTTACTTGTATTCTCCTGAAGCCACAGGAAAAACCTTTGTGGGTATTAATCTAGCAATTGCATTAGCACGTACAGGGAAGAGTGTTCATTATATGGACATCTCGAATAAAGTAAGAAATTGGTTTGATTCGCCTACATTCCCATTTACGCTTTCTGATATGCCGTTATTTGTCAGTGGATATCAGAATCAACCATTTCGTTCAGATGCTATTGTCATTATCGAGACAAGAGAAAAAAAGTACATTCGTAATTCGGATGGTAAGAACATCCTTATTGTAGATTCTGACTTGTCACATTCCATCGAAGTATCAAAATCTATTCAGGGAATTAAATGGACTGGAATGGTCTGGAATATGGAAAGCAATAACGGTAACCCAAAAAGTATAATAT
This portion of the Brevibacillus laterosporus genome encodes:
- a CDS encoding DUF87 domain-containing protein, translated to MFWFKKNKTMKPNDESNAFTSTEAGIMSPTVLIEKERDNLGDYRIELGNNITGCKHIRTWYAKLTGRTTWIGMFDRLLLAHGDAEIDFTISVEPIDVSIEQERIGNRVSELEVEIQDTTNKALRGKLAQEKVDLEEQLSRLRTNEERLYDTSFFLSIGTDRYDALQKISRLIIKSMQSIGMIFRATDLRQLNAFCHAIGIGPRSEFNDTYKPLESSNVSDTFLFGYGGLSHRKGILLGLDHYNRPVFYDNWHPPLENSNGLIFGRSGSGKSFAFKIITKRTWSLGVPTAIIDLHREYWGLIDSMDGIYVELNPEVENHHRINLYEVREETNRNGKRVVKLEDSYKSILPFLYKIVTLLDSNELTGQVKVSFYETLQKLYKMFEINSDPDSLYEYDNNQNKKYKRMPTLYDHYLLMKKEPKLEGVIDFIKMFTRESEDRARSIFDGESTFDLAEFRPMAICLEGLDKEVMQPLGMFVSMKWLTENFVKRNRLPKRLFVEEAQKMLEREEDAIGLENLYREIRKLNGGIWIATQGFEVLLRVPQGMGILKNSPTKLLLRQESIDIDAVIGKFNLSEGEAMRLLNAPKGVGILKVDEESTIVRLQATTNEFFRYRTDGENWENIS
- a CDS encoding M23 family metallopeptidase, which gives rise to MNFVSNIVKSLVRMIFTISIPILLVIVVGFLGIAMIYILPVTYLQTDGVLAFFTTGDEDWDLERDKKLGETYKELVIKDLGSKELQVYTPSQYEQAESFALDWTVLAAVDRILGDPTMNDKINRNPQPEKHYKAIKPNFIWKPHIVIVKEKRETEDGSTYWVTFEYKVQLLTKVKSYNQHHELNYRKEIVTTSTKIIEKWVLDEVETQTLDQNENRLIKLLKSYKLPQKDIEMVEELALVYSESPNHQETQDIFDQIKNGNGNQEEGKAPQEWTGTLPLLGVIGKDFVQTSYFGYRTDPFTGKTAYHDGADLAAPAGTPVYAPIKGIVVYASTMRGFGNTIMIEHGGYLTLYGHLSTIHVRKSQQVAVGDLIGRVGSTGQSTGPHLHWSLYENSFGKKNARDPMTYKPRK